aataaacacacaaCAGTGCAAAACCAAATTGACATTAAACATATTaaaaatatttcaggattgtcAAATGTTGCTCTGATATCGGATGGATTTTCACTTTTTACTGATACCTCCCTGAGTTTTGTTCAACATCCTGCTACAACAAATACAACGCCGTCTAAAAAGTGTGTTCACTGTGACTAAGTATTAATATGTTTACTCATCTATTTATAACAATCCTAATTATATGAAAGGGCCAGTTTGTGGATGATAAAGTTATTTGATTGGGATTCAATCAAACTGTTAAAGTGACATACAAGTCTGTTTACATTATAGCCCTCGCAGAAGATTTTTTTTCTCCAGGTGACGTGCACTCATGTTTCAAAGGAGGCTTATCACACTGTTACTACTGCACAGTCATTAAGGTGCTTTCTTTTTCAAAACGGCATCGTCACAACTAGATCACTTCCTGCCCAAATGaatgagaaacacacacatatcaacCATTCAAACAGTTCACAGCAACATCTCAAATGTTCTGTCcctcattttcttttctttgaaaTAATAAAACTTCTCCTCTGATTCACCAAGGAGGGCTTGGCTGAACGGTGGCGGCCATCTTGTTTCGGGCTCACAGATGGGAGGAGGTGGAGAAGCAGAGTTTCAGGGTGAAGGGGTttgagctgtctgtaggttagagagagagagagagagagagagagagagagaaatacatattaataaaaacaaacacTGTTAAAAGCACATTGAGAAGGGATTTTCTGTTGCTATACAAAATGTTCATAGTTGGCCCCTTACTCCTGGCTCAAAAAGTGTTAGGGTGCTCGACAAAAGGTGAAAGAAAACTCCAGATTCACTTTGTAACCGGTTTGTCCATTGTGCTCTATATGTATCTTCTACATTTGTTTATGCTTTTTGAATATACAGATTGTTGCTTAGGACAAGGCATCTTAAAGCTACATTCTATATTGAGCAAAATGTAAAGAAATGAGAAAATCCATTAAACGTCTAGTGGGTCAAAGGTGATGATTGGGTGGGTTTGTTTCTGCACAAGTCTATACAATGTTTTTAAGGAAAAAACTGCTCATTGTGTGAAATGTTTTTGTCAGATACAATCAACACAATGAGTCTATTTGACAGGCAAACATCATGTAACATGCTCAACCTTCATCCCAGCAGAGAGGTTGTCCCCCTCTGttcctgttgttgttgtttgtttttataccAGGTCTGTTCGAGCCTGACATCTAGTGCTGAACACAGGTAGTGCTGCTTGATGCTGGATGACGTCACATCCTGAGTCCAGCCAGCAGCTAAAGTTCATAACATGTTTGTCTTTTTCCACCAGTATGAGATATGTCTTGGTCATGTGATCATATGAACTCTCACTGTTGGTGgaggttatgtttttgtttgttgtctgtttgTATGCTGGATAATGAATTTGTTTTAGACAAGGCGAAAGGTTGTAGCAGGTGCCGAGGAACAGCCCATTAAATATCGGAGCGCACAGTATTTCTGATGCACAAATGAATATTCACTTTTGTGTATATTCAACAAAGGGCGTTGTGGCTTTGATGGAGGTCTGTGCTCTGAGTGAAGGATGAAGTAAAAAACCATTTCACTTCATCCTTCAAAACAACGGCCAACTGTGCGTCGAGATGAATGCTTGTGTGAGCATACTGATTTACTAAATACATCAAAGAATGGTAATACATGTTAGCATGCAATACTTTCACTCGTTGTCAACATACTAAGTATATCATTGCAGTGACTCCAAGGTAAAGAAGATAATAGAGATTCTTTAAATGCATCATCACACCCACAGTTGATATTTGAGGAAGTCTgcctcttctctttctgtctgatagaaaagaacaatttcaaaaGGATTTCTTAAAGAACAGCAGTGACTGCAGATCGTTCCTGTTGTCAGTGAGGTGGAATTTGCTGAGCACACCGATACACTGTTTAGTGTTTGTCAAGGTGATGCAGTAATAAAACGTTTTTGGTAAACTTGGTTTTATTGATCACCACGCCCAGAACATATCCTACTGTTTAATCAGAATGTGTCAGTCGAGAACTTACTTGGTATTCTGATCTGATGATGGTTGAGGACGGTCAGAGCCTCCACAGCTTCAGTTTTATTGTCAAACTCCAGCAGACCAGATAGAGTCTTAGAGCTGGCTGCTGGGagtaagaagaggaggaggaggaggaggaggaggaggaggaggaggaggaggaaaacaATGAGGAAGCAGGAAAAATTGGAACAGAAGAAAATATGTCTCAGTTGAAAGATCTCTATTTACAATACCTGTGTTCATCTATAAAACATTATTGAGATTTATGCTTCAGCTCCTCATCTGTTGTGTGATTGCTCAAACTCACGTTTCGCATCGAAGATCTTGAACTTGGTGAAGATGGGAACGTTGTGTTCAGTACAGAGCTGCAGATGAGAAAAGGGGAGAGAGGTCAGAGTGTTTTAATGAAAACAATTGTTCCTGCTTTTTATTTTCTGCCTTCAAAGGAAGATTACATTCTATCGTGGATCTGCTTGTATAGGTCCTACTAGTGTTGCACTTTCTACCTGTAATGTAGAATTTAGGGGAAATAAGTACATGCGCAAAAAACCCTGTGATTTTgacatttgaattattttatACATCTGTCACATTATTatagaaacaaaacacagtataacATCTTTAAATACGTATTTGCTTGAGAAGGAATACGAATTTAGCAGGTCATGATTCAAAGCTGCTGTTTTGATGTTTTAAATGGTTGAAGTTAAACATACAATGGATATGATGTGGAGAAGTATCCTCAATATCTGAGAAAATACATCTCAAATTccaaacaaatgtattcaatATGTCAAGTGCTCTTAAAACTGCATCTAATTACTGAAGGTGTCCCACAGAGCTCAATCCTGGGCCCCTTACTTTTCTCAGTTTACACCTCTTCAGAAAGCTCATCCAACATGTCAAACCATTAAAACCCCTCATGCAGGTGTGACCTCACCTTGTGCAGCTGGTGTTCGGTGAGGGTGGGGCCGGGGGCGTTGTAGAAGTGAGCACAGGCGGCAGGCGGCTTGGATGAATGTTCCTGCTGCGCTGTGGCTGCTGAAGCCGGTTGTTTCCTGGTCAGATTGAAAGTCCTgatagctgctgctggccatccGTCAGCTCAAACCACCTGACATGGGAATCACCGCCTGCTGCTTGGACACACTGAGAGGAGAAGGGAGGAGGAAATATGGAAGGAGACAGtataaacaaaaacatgcaAAACCAAAAAGTTGTACTAAATTACCAGAACATTTGAATAAAAACAGGACTGAATGCTTGTTTTAGTATAATTTATAAACAGTTGGTGGTAGTAATATTCCAGTTGTTAAAGAGCAAAACAAAATGTATACatacattattatgactttgttATCGTGACAGCAAACTATTAGAAGAAGATAATCAAAATCTATTCAATATCTATATGTTGATTTTTTCTTCCTCATATTTAGTGATATTTGCACTCATGATTGCATATACTGTACAGATATGTATTGATGATCTTGTTCTCATAGTTTGCTATCACTATTATAAAATCATATTACATTCTGTTTACTTCTATTTCAGTGACATTTTGTTCTGATGGTTGCAAGCAAAAAGAAAGGTCAGCAGGTTGTTAGAATCAGTAAGATTCATGTCATGTCATTTTGGTCAGCATGCATTAAGATATCAGGACTCACCAGACATTGAGTTTTTTGCCAAACACTTTGATGGTGTTGAGGTGAGTCACAGCTCGATCCACGGCGTACTCATCCCCCATCTCCACCAATGCCGTGCCAGCAACACTCTTCATGAACTTCACCTGCAAACACACCAATCAGGTCAGGTTTAAGATTATTTCTTCCACATTTATGACAGGTGACACAATTACATAGTTTCCTGTTTATTCCAAAATATGAGCACCTTCTCCACGTTGCCGTAAAGACAGAAGATGTTGAAGATGTGGCTGCAGTTCATCTTTGCAGGATGGAGGCCGCTCACCATGGCCACTGAGCTGGAGGCGGGGTGGTCCAtgtaggaggaggaagaggaggtctTATGGTGTAGCAGCGGGTAGGTTATCATGTCGTGCACCTCCTCACTGCTCCTCCTGTACCTGCTGTTGCCAGGCAGAGGCAGTAGGGGGCAGT
Above is a window of Pseudochaenichthys georgianus chromosome 1, fPseGeo1.2, whole genome shotgun sequence DNA encoding:
- the LOC139434266 gene encoding heterogeneous nuclear ribonucleoprotein L-like, whose amino-acid sequence is MITYPLLHHKTSSSSSYMDHPASSSVAMVSGLHPAKMNCSHIFNIFCLYGNVEKVKFMKSVAGTALVEMGDEYAVDRAVTHLNTIKVFGKKLNVCVSKQQAVIPMSGGLS